In Euphorbia lathyris chromosome 10, ddEupLath1.1, whole genome shotgun sequence, the DNA window atccctgtggatacgatacttgacttatcactttattacttgtatctagtacacttgctagagtccattCAGGAGACAACAGCAGCAGCAAAACACAGGGAGCCGCTGCTGTAACAGCAGCGGCGTCCCCGCTGTTGGTTGCTGCGCAAGACAGCAACCAACTGCGACAACCGCTcagggttgctgcctcgcggcagcgaccCCGAACAGCTgttcgtatatatatatatatttttttcaataaataactatatactaatatacatataattgatttaaaacaatttcaaaacaattttcagaatatcagaattcagttttatcttttagatttagTAAAAACAAAAgtttttaattatctaactataaaacctttaagttaagtttaaacgattatcaaccgaaataatcaggaactatgcataatcaattttaattatcaagtaatcaaaacttatttatctttagattaattaaactaaccaattaattaattaacctaacaataaatatttattcagtTTGATCGAaacacttttattttcatatatgaaataacagattaacataggctctgataccaatgtaggaaaatagacaagcctaggcatagcggaataataaaattttatctattttatctatttccattttccaagatctgttaaccgttatttcatataaggagggatagtaggaaataccttttctgaagttctatctacagttgcaaacgaagtgcccacaacttcttttATCAAATCCGAGATCCACGAATGGTTTATTCAACACAGAAAACAATAATcgattagtaatcaaccttaataataaataatcgCAATGATTGTCTCTAAcggaatcgatacgagatcaaagagagagttagaaagaatgtaaattagccgagacggagacggaacgattcctcttcctcttcttttgtgtgtgtcgaaattctggggttagggagtctatttatagacttctctaaacccaatcccagttgtgttagataattaaataatcagaatctcattcggaataggattgctaattagataattaaataaacacttcgttattatctaaataataactaattatatctagataatattattaatcaaattaataatctaattattgttagggataattaattagagtttcattcccattaaaatctctaattaaCATTATCACATAAtccattaatttaatttatccctaattactatataaatttcggcccatgtgtAGTGTTTGGCTAATTACTTTTTTGTCCTCtagttccaagtcccatatgcgacccattaggtcctttattgctactagccgtatatatcctttgaaattaaatcatcacgattatttcaacacatatataacagaataccgtcgcgagctgttactagcagaacctatgatattctcccagagcaattaagaagtcaggttgataactgacgttaacctttctgcattaggtacagtataatacgatccttcatcaactatatcctgttggtcaattccttataaccatggaacgtgtcaaggttacatataatgaagagtccgttttacttgtacatgttgaattcactctgaaagataagttaagtgaaatttctatttttactcttaactctatcaccttgcaaggatttcagttaattcaccacaagcggccatttggatatatctcccatttatcaggagcgATAAATGCTTAATcggacattaactattctgcaaccactttgtgtgatacccaaccctgctcttaCACACCCCAGACTCCCACCTgtagtggatcgtgctcgcacagaatctaAGTATCACACTCTAtgatccagaatcactaattaatgaatgtttaagtttgaggattagttatacctactaataccaatgagatgaacagttgacacatttagataaattaatccatactgttatctcaagtcgggtcccaatcctaatgaactccttcaccggatccatgtaactgtctagatatctctatatctaaagcttgtgagatcagctttctgtttcgacagaaaacactgttacatgcaagtctcaacagtgatatgccaacccctataacatatcacttgacttgggttgattttaagtttattgatcttgttataaagtacagtctcacttcatgcttgtatgaacactttataattattaaacaaacttaggattactttctttatgaaagatttgtgccttatatatagttacatattaatgctatatatctgattaaacaaatgactatataaacaatttattcattaatatttatatcctaaaacaattgtctttaggacactaaagtCCAACATATTAACTGTTCATGGCATGGTTGAATGAGTGAAAACACTAAAACCTTGGAATTTAAGAAGAAATCACACTCACTCATACATGTATTCCAAGttgaatttatgaaaattaaacaaaccaGAAATTCAGGCTCATTGCAAATACTAAAAAAGAAGAAATGGTCTATGTGTAGaacatttaaaattaaatatttcttTGATTGAATGTATTTTCCATGCTTTTAAAATTATCTTTAAGCTTGTGAGACCTGCATAAACGTCTGCTGAAATTGTCCTTAGTTGGTATCCTTAATTTAACATTGCTTGAGGATAAGCAATGGCCTCTTTTGAGGGTATTTTGATAGGTGCAAATAGTATGTATTATTTAAGGGTGTTTACTAGCATTTTTGGGCATAAATTAACCAATCAAGGAGCTTAAAATCTAATAATACATGCTTTTTGTGCAGACTGCTCGTAAAAGGGACACTGCCTGTTCGGCGGAAGAGTCCACACTGTGCGCAAGAGGAAAGGAGGGCGTAAAGATGAAGAACAACCAGAGAAGAGTGAGAACCACTAGTTGGGTGAAACATGGGTCCAAAATTATGTAATCACTTTTGACCAAATTATAAGAGACCTTTCCTCAAGAAGAAATTAATTGTGCTTCAGAACAGCCATAATTTTGAAGAAATGATATAGCATGGGCTGTCTGACTATGCAACAGACTGTTCCCTATCTGTCAGAATAGTCTGTCAGGTCCATGTCTCTAATATTTTAATCAATCTTGAACAATGATTTGTGCTGGAACAATTGGCTATTTAAAGAGCCTCATTTTATGTTTTGTAATCATCATATTTTTAGATCTGAAACTTTAgattgtaattttatttatagTACTTTGAATGAATTATTTGTttccttattattatttttgtcttTCCTCATTCAATCATGAGTGAGTAAATATTTATACATGCATCAACTGGTTCGAAATAGGTAAGGGACATGTCTACTTCTCTCTTAGTTAGTTAACTACATTTTTATGGTTGTTTAATGAGTGATTAGTTTTAATAGGCGTAGCTAACCTATTACCATAGTGGAACAATTATGAGGAGACTCTAATTGAGAAATCGAAACCTCATTAAGGacatataattatgtaatggtgacataaataattatatgttaaatgtTTCAGTTTTTATTAAATGCTTTCTCAAACATAATGCTTAGAAATGTATTAAATTTAAGGAGACTTAGTTTAATTGTTTCTAAAGAATGTTTGGGAATAATGGACACCTGACTCAACTGATTTTTATGAGAGATACCTTAAACATGTGGTCGTTATAGATAATGAACAATGAGAGAAGTGCATGTTCACTATTGTTTCTGTCCATGCTATCTGTCTGGTCTTCCAAATCTGAAAGTAACTATTTAATTTGCtttatcaatttattttatcaaatcaaacaCACACACTTAACTGAAATGACTAGCCACATTAAGATATGGTTGTTTCcgttattttaataattatattcaGTTGTTCTATCCTCGTGGAGACGATTACTTATTTATCATTATATTACTTGTACATAGTGCAAGTGCTAATGTTTACATTTTAGGACAACAATAACTAATTTTAAAgcactgatttttttaaataattattataataactTTCTACTAGTATTAACTATATATAGAACAAAAATAATACttctccgtttcatattacatgtcgttttagagagttgtatagaaattaagggggcgtttggttcggggtctttaggaatgagaatgggaatgagagggtttcattccctttgttcttgtttgttttaaaaaaaactcattctctttacccattttagattatGAGTTTACCCCACTTTAGATTAAGCTCATTACCCCAGGCCCGGGAATTAGATTCCCTTTCCCAGATAAAACACGCCTCTTCTTGACAACATCCAATATCCAAATATGTTCTCCTCCAATATCCGACCGCCTCTTCTCCGTTCTCCGGTCGCCTCTCACACCGGCACGGGTAAGTTAAATCCTCTTTCATAACCCTTGATATAGAATGTCATTAGAATCTGTTTGATTTCTACAACTGCAACCAGCCACTGTATGAATAGAAATTATCATTAGAATTGGGAAATTTTTCCATGGAACCAGTCTTCTTTCTATGAAGAGTTGAGCCATACTCATTTTCTGTTTTCCCCTATTTTTCATTGATCTTGCATTGGCAGCTTCAAGATTGTTCAAAATGCCTGACCTAAGGTATTGTTTGGGCTTGAATATCCAGTTCATGGTCATGGAATTGTTTGTGTGGAAACTGGAAATTGAGTACCATTTTTTGAGTGTTCTTAATTTGTAACTAACCAAGATGGAGGgtcatgaattttttttctttgccTGAGAGAAATATGGTTCAGTACTTTCCCTTGATATGAAGAAGAAAACAGTGCTCTAGAATAAAAGAGGCCAAAATTGTTACATCACTTTACAAGGAAAGGAGAAACATAAGTTTTTATGTCTTTCATGTTATCTTGTTCATGTTCAAGGATATATGAGATTTTTTAGATTTGCATATTTTACCTTCTGAGTTTTTCAGTTTAGGCTTGTGATTACATGGTAGCTATGATCATTCTTGAAATTTAGCACCTCtttttttattgcttgattGTTATTGAAATCTAAAACTATTTTCTTTGTGGAGTGTCTATCTTTGTATGATTttcattatttctttttcatTGAACATGAGAAGGTCTtttcattatttctttttaattatttctttttaattatttctatttttcatgTTATATGTGATTGCCATTATTTAAGTCAAATGTGTGTCCTAATACTAACCTTACCTCTTCCAGAAGCATAGTGAAACAATCACTAATTCTGAGGTTATAAGTGAAGAGGCTAAACTCCGTCGAGAGGTATTTTACATTTAAATGATTATACTTCTCTAATTATTTGTAATGTGATTGATTCACGAACTTGAAGGCAATGCATATACTTCCCTGATTATTTGTAACTAAACATGATAGTGTTATGTGTTTTTCTAACTATACATGATAGTGTTATGTGTTTTTGTATATTATGATAGCCTTATTGATGTATCATGAACGTGAGCAAGATCCGAACAAGCTCCTGCTTTTTTCTAATTGATGTATATTATGATAGTCTTTTTGTGTTATGTGTTTTTCTAACTCATATTTCAGCAATTGAAAGTCTTATTGATGTTTTATTGTACAGAAATGGCACGTATTGCTCATTCCTTGAGAAGGAGAAGAGTTTACGAGTTTATTCGATATGTCGTTacattaattaattgtattgtaTCGGTCCATTTAATGTTGTACACAATTAGAAAAACATTACATAATGGTCAACGTCTAAGACTAGATAAACAAACTAGAAGAAAAATGAGATTGCGCAACTTAAATAGAATGATTAGAGAAAGTGACACACTGTGTAGAAACTTTCTTCATATTAATCGGCGAACATTTGGTGCACTTCTTGAATTGGTTAGAGATATTGGTGGTTCGAGTGAGACAAGAAATACGTGTTTAGAGGAGATTGTTGCAGGCTTCTTATACACACTAGCTCACCATAAAAAGAATAGAATGGTTGgtgcactttttttttatagaagtgGTGAGACGGTTAGTAGACAATTTCATGCTTGTTTAATGTCAATCTTGAAGCTACATGTTGTATTGCTTAAGAAACCTACCCCAATACCAGAGGATTGCAATGATGATAGGTGGAAGTATTTCAAGGTACAACAATTTAACACTTATTGCATTACAATAATATAAACATTACATGATCTAAAgttctttttttatagaattgtTTAGGTGCACTTGATGGTACAATGATTAGTGTAAATGTACCTTCTGAGGATCGGTCTAAATATCGTACGAGAAAAGGTAACCTAGCAATGAATGTATTAGGAGTGTGCTCACCTGAAATGGAATTTATATACGTCTTACCTGGTTAGGAGGGATCGGCACATGATGATCGTATTCTTCGAGATGCTATCTCTAGACCTAATGGTTTAAAAGTTCCAAAAGGTAATTTACTTGATAAAAATGTTTCATTGAGTCCAATTTAAATGAGTGAGTGTATAATAAATAGTTCTTTAACGTGCAAAGGTTGTTATTAATTATGCGATGGTGGATATACTAATGGAGAGGGATTCCTTGCACCATATAGAGGACATTTTTATCATCTTAGGGAGTGGACTAGTGGTCCGCGTCAACCTCAAAGCGCTGAGGAGTATTTCAACTTAAGGTATGCATCGGCTAGAAACGTGATTGAATGATGCTTCGGGTTACTTAAGGGCAGATGGGGAATACTTAGAAGCCCTTCTTGGTTTAGTTTAGAAACACATGGTTGCATTGTACTTGCATGTGCTTTACTACATAACTTGGTAAAGAGATACATGCCTTCATTTGATGACAATGAAATGTTTGAAGAGGTTGCTAGTGATGGTGATGACAGTGATGAAGACGATGAGGAAGAATACATAACCTCCATTGATGTATCCGATCCATGGACAACTTTCAGAAATACATTAGCTCAAAACATGTTCAACAATTGGAGAGCTAGAAATCATTAAGTTGAACTTGTGATATCCTATTATATTTGAACTTCTATTGTCTTGtcttcttttatttgtatttgttcTTTTTATTTGGACTTGTATTAGTATGTTTTCTTTAACTTGAACTGTATTAGTTATACTTGGACTTGAACTAGTGtgtttatttaaatttcaagagcgtattaatttctttatttgaattaaaaatttaattttgtatattttaattagatGGATGAAAGTATGTCAAGTGGAGGTGGGAGAGGTAAGAATAAACATTTTTGGAGTTCGAAGGAAGATAATGCACTTGTAGCTGCTTTGTCTGAATTGTCTACTGATCCACACTAGAAGTGTGATAATGGGTTCAGAAATGGATATATGATTCGCTTGGAAGAGATGATTGGAAAGGCCCTTCCTAATTGTGGTTTGAAAGCTTCACCACATATTGACTCAAGGATCAAAACAATTGTTGCCAAATTTAGAGCTATGGCTCAAATGCTAAATACAAGTGGTTTCAAGTGGGATgatgaaaaacacattatttctGTAGAGAGAAACGTATACGATGAGTATTGCAAGGTATGATTATTTTGTAttagttatatttttttaattaacattATAAGTATTTgttgataaatgtttctttatAAGCGATTAATTATTTGAATTGACATTTATTAATTTGTTAGGGTCATCCTAGTTGTAAGAATTTGTATGGAAAAGCTTTTCCTCACTTGAACATTTTGATGGAGATTTATGGCAAAGATTATGCCACTGGCAAATCAGCTGAGGGTTTTGTTGATGCGGTTGGCAATATGGAAAAAATTGCTATACCCAATCAAGTTGTGCTTGATTCAAGTGATGAGGAAGATACTAATGCTAGTGATAATGTTGGTGAAATGGTGGAATCTGCCCCTCCGtcaaagaaaatgaaaagagaGAACACTTCAAAGCATAAGGGAGGTAAGAAGAAAGTTAGTGCTGGTAATTCTGAATTAGCAAGCTTACAAAGTTTTATGAAAGATATGAATGCACGTCTTTCAACCATGGCTAATGTAATGACCCGTACTGATGAACGTGAGCAATATGTAATTCAGAAAGAGGAAAATGTGTTGGATGAGCTGCTTGTTTTGGAAGGTATAACTAAAAAACGAGCTTTGAAAGTAGCTCAAATTCTAACTGTAGATCCGAACAAGCTCCTGCTTTTTTCTAATTGTCCCGATGCTTTGAAAGTCATGCTTGTTAAAGATTTTCTTGGtgaaaaggacaatgaagatgCTTAAACTCTTTCTGGTGATGAAGTATTATGCTTAGAAAACTATTggcttttgtttttatttttgtttttttaatttgtatgaactttgttaagtttaaattttaacttttatgaactttatGTTATTATCAGTAAGGGTAGCAAGTGAGTGACGTTTTGGATTGTTTGggattatatatgaagttatttcACGTTTTATAGAAACTGTAGTAAAAGAgttgattttattattattattatatatgaagttaaaaaaaatagttttgattccctatttgaaccaaacatccacaaagggaatgaggtggaattgcattccctttcctaaacatatccaaacatatattgctaaacatatccaaacataTAGAGGAATTAATGCTTATTCCTTTCATTTCCTtcagtttccctttcttgattccttttcccttacccattgtgaaccaaacgccccgtaaggatattagagaaaagacattgttacctcttatttattgattccactatttatttattctataataagtcaattattctaattaattttcacaAACCCACGTTTTATAGTAGGAAAAAAGATTGACTTAATGTGTAGCTGCTTTGTCTGAATTGTCTACTGATCCACACTGAATTGTCTAATTTCAAGTACCAATTAGTTACATATAATCACATAAGAGCAACTCTAGTGGTTGGAGGGTTGCACACCCTCCAACCACTCCACCTCACCAATTTCTAACAACTCTCCCCATAAAACAACTCTAACCAAAATCCTCTCTAGTGGTTAGTCACCATCACGAGTCCTACAcgttatataatatttaattttctttactTTTAATCAAATAatctattttataataataaaatttataatgaattaaattaattgaataaaaaaatctattagtatttaatattaatcaatgtatatttataatttaaataatttatttaattggatttaaaaattaaaatcggAATATCATTTTGGTTTCAATATctattagaataaaaaaaaaaatctgaataTCATTAAATTGAAAATATTATAGTCAGAATATCATTagattaaaaacattaaaatttctATTATGGTTTTAATGGAAGAAATTAAtactatttaaaataaataaaataaatactatatatatatattgtttaaatGAATATAAAAACCAAACATGGCTAGCAAACCACTAGAGATGCTAGCACCAATCACATAATGGATGGACTAATATTATTAACTATATTTGgaatataagaaaaaaataaaaataacggGCCATGTACGGGTCGAACCTACGACTTTCTGCTTAGGAAACAGACGCTCTATCCACTGAGCTACAGGCGCTAATTGATGCTCATCTAAGTTTTAgacatttaataaatataaaaaagttcAAAGGATAGAAGAGCGGCAAAAGCTACTACAAGTTCAAAACAAGTTGAATCGATAGATCGAATAGCGAGATAGAAAGATAGAAGAAAATGGAAGAACAGATCAGTATATTCAGCAAAAGCTTAACATCCTTCTCCAACCATCTTCAGTCCAGCTGCGACGCTCTCAAGCTCTCACTCGACCGCCGTCCCATCCCTCTTGGTACTTCCCAATTCCTTGTTTTGATTCCGCAGCAATTATGTTATACTAGTTTTCTTATCGGTATCTCAATTACTTGTTTCGTTTATTCAACAGATTCGGCTTCATCTACTTTCATACAATGCCTTAACCGTCGTGTTTCTACCGCCGGCACGGATCTTAGCCTGCTTGAATCAATGTCGTTTGGTACAGTATCTTTTGAGGAGTTATTAGGTCACTGTAATGAAGTTTACAAGACGAATGAGACCGATCTTCTTCAACTAGCAGATCGTCTTAACAGCTTTGGATATGTCTCTGGTACTTTAATTTCCCTCTTCCTTTCTTACTAGTTGCTCTTTCTGATAAATTGGCAAAAGCTCAGAAATTCTTTGAAACGAAGTATTAAAACTATTCTTCTTGCTGCTGCTGAAATTAGGGCTGGAGATTGATGGCGATGATGATCCCAGCATATTAACGCCTCTTGGTTTGGAAAAGAAGGATGACCTGGACCTTCCTTCTTATTGCTATCCTCTATCTGGAACGAGCTCAATTATGAGGAGTTTGGAAGAGGACTCTCTGTATCCTAATTTTGTCTCCGTTTATTCTATTCGGCTATATTTATTTTTCCGGGAAAAAGAGCTTTCATAATTTGTGTGATATGTAGGATCTCGTTGATGCACATCGGATAAGAATTGAGTAATTTTTTTGGAAATAATTCACATTCAAATAATGCTAGTATTGATTACTGATTTGCCTGAAAGTTAGAAATAGACGGAAGGCCACAACaagtgttctttattttttCAGTGAGCTTAATTTAGATAATAGGAGAATAGAAACTAAAACCTAAGAAGAATTACTATCAAAACGACTAGTTTGCAAATGTGAGATTTTGAACTCAATGAGGGATTGAGgacaaatgatcaaatatttCCTCAATAGTAACTGTCAATAACTACTTGTGGTTTTAATTAATGCATGGTTACCAGGTGTGGATTGTTTCTTCCTTGATTTTTTACAGAATGGATGAATCAATGAATTTGAAAAATCTTGGACTTTCAGACGTCTGTCTTGCCAGTTTAGCATCTGAAGGTGAGTGTTACTGTCTGTTTCTCGATGCCCATTCCGGATGCTCTACACAATCACACCCTTCAAATACAAACTTATACTGCGCTTCTAGTGATATTTCTTTATGCTATATGGCTTTCGTAGCTTGCACATCTAGTCTGAAATGTTTTATCtaagtttagtaggtaattacAGGCCTAAACATTTCACTTTTATCATGTCCCACTCTGAACTTGTAGGATTTATCACACGcctaaatttatcaattttaaaCTTTCGATACCTTTATTGCTGATTTAGCAGACTTTAAAGTTAAAATAGTATCGACAGTCCAATTTTCACTTAAACAAGCTTCATACCATGTCAATAAATAAGGGTGTGGATGTTCGAAATTGACAAATTTAGAGATGCGACAGTTTTAAATGTACATCCAGGATGCCAAACGGTAACCTGTGACAAGTTTAGAAGTGGAATtatatattaagcctattatATAACATTTCCTTTTGCTTCACTAATTTGTGGTTTTTGCCCACTTCGTCATCCTGTGCAGCAAACAGTAATATTGATGATACGTATACGTTTATGAGAGAACCAATGAAGTAAGTAGTAGAAGTTTTCAATTCATTTATGATACACAAGAAGCTTTTAGTTTCTTCTTTACTCATGCTATATATATTATTCACTTCTTAGGCATTATGATGGCAAACTACAGAGTGCAAGTAGTCTGGACCAAACAGCTGAGCTGACTTTTGAAGGAATTGGAGGTTAAAACTCCTTAATATTTTCAAGTTAAGGTTGTCATACTCATTACATTCAAGGTATATTAGAAAAACAATAACATTTTCCATCAATTCTCTTGAAAACTAGGGGAAGTAGAAGGTGCTCTAAAGCCAGTTGATGTTGTTAAATCTGTTATAGAAGTATCAAAAGATGGGTACGAAAGTCTTCCTTCCTACATGAAAAATCTTACATCGTGGGAGGTACGTCCGAGCCTATGTTCAAATAATTCATTTACTGCTTTCCTGGTCTGTATTTATACTTTTGGTCCAATAGTCAGACTACGAGGTGTATTTGGGCCAGCAGGTCTATGGTGTTTGTCTTTGTAATAGACGATGTAATACACTAGAATACATGGGATACCATATAGATTAAGAGActacattgatatattttacttaagaacaatacacatatatatatacaaggttcTCCTTCAATCAAGGAGACATAGTAAGCCCACATCAGCCTCTAACAATGCTTTAGTTGACTTAGCCATGCTTACATTTATTACATTGACTTATTCTATAccactccccctcaagctgaaGCATGGATGTTAATCATGCTCAGCTTGCTACAGATAGAGATAACATAGTCTTAAGACAATACtactaaaaacaaaataaaacataagaAACTCGAGATACTTCAGGATATAAAACATAATCCGGGAGATGCAACTCAGAAGAACAACAAATCGGATAGGCGGAAGGTAGATGACAAGACGACAACAGAACAACAATCCTTTTCGGAAACGGAGAGGCAGATGCCAATATAAACATCGGGCAAGAGGCTGCCAACAATGTCAACAGAAAGGAGATTCACCGGAAAACTGACCAAACAGACACGTTGGAAACAGAGAGGCGATGTCGGTGGAAGAACTGAAACTCGAACCCTAGGTCCAAACAGTCTGCTCACAAGGCAAACAATGCTGAAAGAAACAACCCAGAAATGTAAACGCAGAAATTCTGCTCATAAAGCCAAAAACAAATTCTGGAATCTCAATCCAGAAACCCAAAACAGAGACCAAacaaggctctgataccatgtaacagaCCATGGAAATAGAGAGAAATCCATGAGATACCATGTAAGATTAAGAGActacattgatatattttacttaagaacaatacacatatatatatacaaggttcTCCTTCAATCAAGGAGACATAGTAAGCCCACATCAGCCTCTAACAATGCCTTAGTTGACTTAGCCATGCTTACATTTATTACATTGACTTATTCTATAACAGTCTTCAAACTGATATATGATTTAAAGAAAGAATTATGATGAAGTTTGACCACTTATAGATTATAAATGCATCACGTAGCAATTAAGTTTGACTCGAATGGTAAGAGCTTCAAGTCGCTTAAGTTAGAAATTTTAAATACTAATATAATAAACTTTAATCGAGAGAATTCACCTAAAGGCGTAAGCTTTCACTCGGACCACTGCTAAAGGTTGTATGTCTAGCTGTGATTATAAGAAGTGCACCTATTTGTCACATGGTTATTTTAGGATTTTAAAAAAGTTAGATAAATGTTTAACCTTCACCGTTAGATTAGACACTTTTAGTTAAAAAAGAAGCAGCAAACTTTTAACAAAACGCAGACATCACAATGGTTGATTGCATGTTAAAATATGGAGTCCATATTACATGTTAGTAGAATTTTTGGCTGGCTCGACGGCCCAGGCAGCTTCTAGATAGATCCAGCGGCCCTTTTAAAACAACTAGCTTCAGACAACTTCTAACTTCGTATAGTTCATTGAGTTCCTAATCAGTCTGGTCACTCATTAACGTATGTTTCATCTTCCATACTTAATATTAATATTGCAGGATCTGTTAGCTGCTGTTGAGAAAATTAACTCGAGCTtgacaaagaagaagaatacaAATGGATTTAACTACTTCTGCCAAGACGAAATTTCATCATTGGGATTAGGTAATGGCAATTTCAGTTGTTATTAGAAATATTACTTGAAATTTTGAACCAtcttgttttttaatttaacgCATATCTTTTAAGTGAGACATgcttcaataaaataaaaattgacatTTAGTCCCTAAGATTTAAAAACAAGATAAGTAATAAACTATTGTCTTTACATTTAAAAAGGCACGTTTGCTTAGTGTAAGGGAAAGTTTGACTATAAG includes these proteins:
- the LOC136209538 gene encoding uncharacterized protein isoform X2; this translates as MEEQISIFSKSLTSFSNHLQSSCDALKLSLDRRPIPLDSASSTFIQCLNRRVSTAGTDLSLLESMSFGTVSFEELLGHCNEVYKTNETDLLQLADRLNSFGYVSGLEIDGDDDPSILTPLGLEKKDDLDLPSYCYPLSGTSSIMRSLEEDSLMDESMNLKNLGLSDVCLASLASEANSNIDDTYTFMREPMKHYDGKLQSASSLDQTAELTFEGIGGEVEGALKPVDVVKSVIEVSKDGYESLPSYMKNLTSWEDLLAAVEKINSSLTKKKNTNGFNYFCQDEISSLGLGIMAQCLFVHKSHNESS
- the LOC136209538 gene encoding uncharacterized protein isoform X1, encoding MEEQISIFSKSLTSFSNHLQSSCDALKLSLDRRPIPLDSASSTFIQCLNRRVSTAGTDLSLLESMSFGTVSFEELLGHCNEVYKTNETDLLQLADRLNSFGYVSGLEIDGDDDPSILTPLGLEKKDDLDLPSYCYPLSGTSSIMRSLEEDSLMDESMNLKNLGLSDVCLASLASEANSNIDDTYTFMREPMKHYDGKLQSASSLDQTAELTFEGIGGEVEGALKPVDVVKSVIEVSKDGYESLPSYMKNLTSWEDLLAAVEKINSSLTKKKNTNGFNYFCQDEISSLGLGPLARTYILLLVRMNHLVVDTIDGLISYKVM